From a single Aquincola tertiaricarbonis genomic region:
- a CDS encoding Bug family tripartite tricarboxylate transporter substrate binding protein: protein MTTFFKRRRRAALGTALLAATAGWLPAAVQAQPAFPSRPITLIVPFAPGGIADVTARAVAEAMGQTLKQTVVVDNRPSAGSIVASQAVASAKPDGHTLLLMSNGNAVSVGLFKKLPYDTLKDLQPISTLGFFDLGIVVPANSPFKTLPDLLRHAQAQPGALKTGTIAVGSTQHLAAKLFETVAGVQLLTVPYKGSPAVLMALRSGEIDVALEIVGPMMAQLKAGEIRALATTASQRNAALPDVPTVQQAGLKGYDVSSWNAIAAPAGTPQPVIDALQRAIASAVADGGVRTRLEALGMRLQSSTPTQARELLAKDIQRWGAVIKAAGIQPE, encoded by the coding sequence ATGACGACATTCTTCAAGCGGCGCCGTCGCGCCGCCCTGGGCACCGCGCTGCTGGCCGCCACCGCGGGCTGGCTGCCGGCTGCCGTTCAGGCGCAGCCGGCGTTTCCCAGCCGGCCGATCACGCTGATCGTGCCTTTTGCGCCGGGCGGCATCGCCGACGTCACCGCCCGCGCGGTGGCCGAGGCCATGGGCCAGACCCTCAAGCAGACCGTGGTGGTGGACAACCGGCCCAGCGCGGGCAGCATCGTCGCCAGCCAGGCCGTGGCCAGCGCCAAGCCCGACGGCCACACGCTGCTGCTGATGAGCAACGGCAACGCCGTGAGCGTGGGCCTTTTCAAGAAGCTGCCCTACGACACGCTGAAGGACCTGCAGCCCATCTCCACGCTGGGCTTCTTCGACCTCGGCATCGTGGTGCCCGCCAACTCGCCGTTCAAGACGCTGCCCGACCTGCTGCGGCATGCGCAGGCCCAGCCCGGAGCGCTGAAGACCGGCACCATCGCGGTGGGCAGCACCCAGCACCTGGCGGCCAAGCTGTTCGAAACCGTGGCCGGCGTGCAGCTGCTGACCGTGCCCTACAAAGGCTCGCCGGCGGTGCTGATGGCGCTGCGCAGCGGCGAGATCGACGTGGCGCTGGAGATCGTCGGGCCGATGATGGCCCAGCTCAAGGCCGGCGAGATCCGCGCGCTGGCCACCACCGCCAGCCAGCGCAACGCGGCGCTGCCCGACGTGCCCACGGTGCAGCAGGCGGGCCTGAAGGGCTACGACGTGAGCAGCTGGAACGCCATCGCCGCGCCGGCCGGCACGCCGCAGCCGGTGATCGACGCGCTGCAGCGCGCCATCGCCAGCGCGGTCGCCGATGGCGGCGTGCGCACCCGCCTGGAGGCCCTGGGCATGCGACTGCAATCCAGCACCCCCACCCAGGCCCGCGAGCTGCTGGCCAAGGACATCCAGCGCTGGGGGGCGGTGATCAAGGCAGCCGGCATACAGCCGGAGTGA
- a CDS encoding porin, with amino-acid sequence MNRTPSFTQRQRRLPARCVAACALAGLPLLAAAQATSSVTIYGLFDAAVRRASNVGADGASRVSMDDGIFTGSRLGFRTREDLGGGLSALLAMESGFDPSTGASAQASPTADYGQVAAATRFWGREIYIGLRSTDGWGLSLGRQYTLAHQMTARFQPEGNPNSTAHSIFSSHHVARQDNMVKLEAKLAGVELAAARTLGEVAGNNGSDAWAVSAAYTAGPVSLGAYVQRLNNLADTEQRRIVGAGGNWKLTEAFTLLAGAMRRDDEVSPQTNRVWTLGASTRVLPTVTISAAYLHDKQAGSARLAGKRKVAYVTASYAFSKRSDVYAVVDRNEVEGGYAKPAFMGTLGSQNGLVLGLRHRF; translated from the coding sequence ATGAACCGCACCCCTTCTTTCACCCAACGCCAGCGCCGCCTGCCGGCCCGTTGCGTCGCTGCCTGCGCGCTGGCCGGCCTGCCCTTGCTGGCGGCAGCCCAGGCCACCAGCAGCGTGACGATCTACGGCCTCTTCGATGCCGCGGTGCGCCGCGCCAGCAACGTGGGCGCCGACGGCGCCTCGCGTGTCAGCATGGACGACGGCATCTTCACCGGCAGCCGGCTGGGCTTTCGCACACGGGAAGACCTGGGCGGCGGCCTCTCGGCGTTGCTGGCCATGGAGTCGGGCTTCGACCCCAGCACCGGCGCCTCGGCCCAGGCCAGCCCCACGGCCGACTACGGCCAGGTGGCCGCTGCCACCCGCTTCTGGGGCCGCGAGATCTACATCGGCCTGCGCAGCACCGATGGCTGGGGCCTGAGCCTGGGGCGCCAGTACACCCTGGCCCACCAGATGACGGCGCGCTTCCAGCCCGAGGGCAACCCCAACAGCACCGCGCACTCCATCTTCAGCAGCCACCACGTGGCGCGGCAGGACAACATGGTGAAGCTGGAGGCCAAGCTGGCCGGCGTGGAACTGGCCGCCGCACGCACGCTGGGTGAGGTGGCCGGCAACAACGGCAGCGATGCCTGGGCCGTGTCGGCCGCCTACACCGCCGGCCCGGTGAGCCTGGGGGCGTACGTGCAGCGGCTGAACAACCTGGCCGACACCGAGCAGCGCCGCATCGTGGGCGCCGGCGGCAACTGGAAGCTCACCGAAGCCTTCACGTTGTTGGCCGGTGCCATGCGCCGCGACGACGAGGTGAGCCCGCAGACCAACCGGGTGTGGACGCTGGGCGCCAGCACCCGGGTGCTGCCCACCGTCACCATCAGCGCCGCCTACCTGCATGACAAGCAGGCCGGCAGTGCGCGGCTGGCCGGCAAGCGCAAGGTGGCCTACGTCACGGCGTCGTATGCCTTCTCCAAGCGCAGCGACGTCTATGCCGTGGTCGACCGCAACGAGGTGGAGGGCGGCTATGCCAAGCCGGCCTTCATGGGCACCCTGGGCAGCCAGAACGGCCTGGTGCTGGGCCTGCGTCACCGGTTCTGA